One segment of Streptomyces sp. NBC_00576 DNA contains the following:
- the ybaK gene encoding Cys-tRNA(Pro) deacylase: protein MAKKQKQQQSGGTPATVALTAAGVTYKVHAYEHDPAHPSYGEEAAEAMGVSPERVFKTLVADVDGVLTVAVVPVAGQLDLKALATAVSGKRASMADPTLAERTTGYVRGGISPLGQRKKLRTVLDTSADAHPTICVSAGRRGLEVELSPDDLTTLTQATRAPISRTSSPSGV, encoded by the coding sequence ATGGCGAAGAAGCAGAAGCAGCAGCAGTCGGGCGGAACACCGGCGACGGTGGCACTGACGGCGGCGGGCGTCACGTACAAGGTGCACGCGTACGAACACGACCCCGCGCATCCCTCGTACGGCGAGGAGGCCGCCGAGGCGATGGGGGTGTCGCCGGAGCGCGTCTTCAAGACCCTGGTGGCGGACGTCGACGGGGTGCTGACGGTCGCGGTGGTCCCCGTGGCGGGCCAGCTGGACCTGAAGGCGCTGGCGACGGCGGTGTCGGGCAAACGAGCGTCAATGGCGGACCCCACCCTGGCGGAACGCACGACGGGCTATGTAAGGGGTGGCATCTCCCCCCTGGGCCAGCGCAAGAAGCTCCGGACGGTCCTGGACACATCGGCGGACGCCCACCCCACGATCTGCGTCTCGGCGGGCCGGCGAGGCCTGGAGGTCGAACTGTCCCCCGACGACCTCACCACCCTCACCCAGGCGACAAGGGCCCCGATCTCCCGCACTTCCAGCCCGTCCGGCGTTTGA
- a CDS encoding NYN domain-containing protein, with protein MDRCIVLVDAGYLLGAAASLLAGEPSRSRITVDHPALIQGLRERAESDTERPLLRIYWFDGAPDRVPQPEHRRLRVMPRVTVRLGALTRSDGRWAQKGVDAAMHAELTELARNRACSDIVLVTGDGDLLPGMMAAKEHGVAVHLWAVQAADGDYNQSEDLVAEADERRVLDRTWITKAVRAKELGGICAPQPVPRPEIAAILSAPLPESSHAQAAERAADERQEHATAPDAQNGVQERVPAPKGVPTPKDLAALRAPGAQSAQHPASATLRWSSDKGWVDRPGVASEPPDIASMPTLAQLTSAEQRWADREEDITTVGGDPYEVGQVFARRWMERMPEPAQLQKLSTMYPRIPHRIDGELLRYAARFGLLAHKDDQIDEHDRYAIRAGFWREIDVRTAAEHAPAGE; from the coding sequence GTGGACCGCTGCATCGTCCTGGTGGACGCCGGGTATCTGCTCGGGGCCGCGGCGAGTCTTCTCGCCGGAGAGCCCTCGCGGTCCCGGATCACCGTCGACCACCCCGCCCTCATCCAGGGCCTGCGAGAACGCGCCGAGTCGGACACCGAACGGCCACTGCTGCGCATCTACTGGTTCGACGGCGCCCCCGACCGGGTGCCCCAGCCCGAGCACCGCAGGCTCCGCGTGATGCCCAGGGTCACCGTCCGGCTCGGCGCCCTGACCCGCAGCGACGGACGGTGGGCCCAGAAGGGCGTCGACGCCGCGATGCACGCCGAGCTGACCGAGCTGGCCCGCAACCGCGCCTGCTCCGACATCGTCCTCGTGACCGGCGACGGCGATCTGCTGCCGGGCATGATGGCCGCCAAGGAGCACGGAGTCGCCGTACACCTGTGGGCCGTGCAGGCCGCCGACGGCGACTACAACCAGTCCGAGGACCTGGTCGCCGAGGCCGACGAGCGGCGCGTCCTCGACCGTACGTGGATCACCAAGGCCGTACGGGCCAAGGAACTCGGCGGGATCTGCGCGCCGCAGCCCGTGCCCCGGCCCGAGATCGCCGCGATCCTGTCCGCGCCGCTGCCCGAGTCGTCGCACGCGCAGGCCGCCGAGCGGGCCGCCGACGAGCGACAGGAGCACGCGACGGCCCCGGACGCGCAGAACGGCGTGCAGGAGCGCGTGCCCGCACCCAAGGGCGTACCGACCCCCAAGGACCTGGCCGCGCTGCGGGCCCCCGGCGCCCAGTCCGCCCAGCATCCCGCGAGCGCCACCCTGCGCTGGTCCTCCGACAAGGGCTGGGTCGACCGGCCGGGCGTGGCCTCCGAGCCCCCCGACATCGCCTCCATGCCGACGCTGGCCCAGCTCACCTCGGCCGAGCAGCGCTGGGCGGACCGCGAGGAGGACATCACCACGGTCGGCGGTGATCCGTACGAGGTCGGACAGGTGTTCGCACGCCGCTGGATGGAACGCATGCCCGAACCTGCCCAGCTGCAGAAACTGTCCACGATGTACCCCCGTATCCCGCACCGCATCGACGGCGAGCTGCTGCGCTATGCCGCCCGTTTCGGTCTGCTCGCCCACAAGGACGACCAGATCGACGAGCATGACCGGTACGCGATCAGGGCCGGTTTCTGGCGCGAGATCGACGTCCGTACGGCTGCGGAGCACGCGCCCGCCGGGGAGTGA
- a CDS encoding ABC transporter permease has protein sequence MSFVPAEVLPGSALAVEETPARRASAELGPRARLWPALVAVYRAQLSRARVARIPLLFVATFQSVGIMILMRGVVDGGGEARAVVAGASVLVVAFVALNLLAQYFGQLRASGGLDHYATLPVPPASVVLGAAGAYASFTVPGTVVTAVFGCLLYGLPLTHLWVLALVIPLAGAALAGLGAAFGLLAPRPELATLLGQLGMSAALLLGVLPAERMPGVVRFARDLLPSTYGVEAFARTFGPDPDWAFVFGDLAVCAGVGVVSLAVATWAYRRAAVR, from the coding sequence GTGAGTTTCGTACCCGCCGAGGTGCTGCCGGGCAGCGCCCTGGCCGTGGAGGAGACGCCCGCGCGCCGCGCGAGCGCCGAGCTCGGGCCGCGTGCGCGGCTGTGGCCCGCGCTGGTCGCGGTGTACCGGGCGCAGCTGTCCCGGGCCCGCGTCGCGCGGATTCCGCTGCTGTTCGTGGCGACCTTCCAGTCCGTCGGGATCATGATCCTGATGCGGGGGGTCGTGGACGGGGGCGGGGAGGCTCGGGCCGTGGTGGCCGGGGCGTCCGTGCTTGTTGTGGCTTTTGTCGCGTTGAATCTGCTCGCTCAGTACTTCGGGCAGTTGCGGGCCAGCGGCGGGCTCGACCACTACGCCACGCTGCCGGTGCCGCCCGCGTCCGTGGTGCTGGGGGCGGCGGGGGCGTACGCCTCCTTCACCGTGCCGGGGACCGTGGTCACGGCGGTGTTCGGGTGCCTGCTGTACGGGTTGCCGCTGACGCATCTGTGGGTGCTCGCCCTGGTGATCCCGCTCGCGGGGGCCGCGCTCGCCGGGCTCGGCGCCGCGTTCGGACTGCTCGCACCGCGGCCGGAACTGGCCACGCTGCTCGGGCAGTTGGGAATGTCGGCGGCGCTGCTGCTGGGGGTGCTGCCGGCGGAGCGGATGCCGGGGGTGGTGCGGTTCGCGCGGGATCTGCTGCCTTCGACGTACGGCGTGGAGGCCTTCGCCCGGACCTTCGGGCCGGATCCCGACTGGGCCTTCGTGTTCGGTGACCTCGCCGTGTGCGCGGGGGTCGGGGTGGTCTCGCTGGCCGTCGCGACCTGGGCGTACCGTCGGGCGGCCGTCCGGTGA
- a CDS encoding ABC transporter ATP-binding protein produces MCAVRDLTKTYSAVRGRRGAPGTPEVRATDAVELDVRRGEIFGLLGPNGAGKSTLVRQITGLMRPDRGSVEILGHDVVRHPERAARILAYLGQESSALDELTVSLAVETTARLRGLEVRQARAERDEVLEELGLTALAARPIRKLSGGQRRLACFATALVGERPLLVLDEPTTGMDPVARRAVWSAVDRRRAERGTTVLLVTHNVIEAETVLDRVAVLDRGRVIACDTPAGLKEQVAGEVRVDLVWRESAPLHVPEVAALRDRAVESGRRWTLRLAPEEARAAVATVTGGAAFTALDDFTLATPSLEDVYLALGGNVQGLVKA; encoded by the coding sequence GTGTGCGCGGTGCGCGATCTCACCAAGACCTATTCCGCGGTACGCGGCCGGCGCGGCGCCCCCGGAACACCCGAGGTGCGGGCCACCGACGCCGTGGAGCTGGACGTCCGACGCGGTGAGATCTTCGGCCTGCTCGGGCCGAACGGCGCCGGCAAGTCGACCCTCGTCCGGCAGATCACCGGGCTGATGCGCCCCGACCGGGGCAGCGTCGAGATCCTGGGCCACGACGTCGTGCGCCACCCCGAGCGGGCGGCGCGCATCCTCGCCTATCTCGGCCAGGAGTCCAGCGCCCTCGACGAACTGACCGTCTCGCTCGCCGTCGAGACCACCGCGCGACTGCGCGGCCTGGAGGTACGGCAGGCGCGCGCGGAACGGGACGAGGTCCTGGAGGAACTGGGGCTCACAGCACTGGCCGCCCGTCCCATCCGCAAGCTGTCCGGTGGGCAGCGGCGGCTCGCATGCTTCGCCACCGCGCTGGTCGGGGAACGGCCGCTGCTCGTCCTCGACGAGCCGACGACCGGGATGGATCCGGTGGCGCGCCGGGCCGTGTGGTCGGCGGTCGACCGGCGGCGCGCCGAGCGCGGTACGACGGTGCTGCTGGTCACGCACAACGTGATCGAGGCGGAGACGGTTCTCGACCGGGTGGCTGTTCTCGACCGGGGGCGCGTGATCGCGTGCGACACCCCGGCCGGACTGAAGGAGCAGGTCGCGGGGGAAGTGCGCGTCGATCTCGTGTGGCGGGAGTCGGCGCCGCTGCATGTCCCCGAGGTCGCCGCGCTGCGGGACCGGGCCGTCGAGTCGGGGCGCAGGTGGACGTTGCGGCTGGCGCCCGAGGAGGCCCGCGCGGCTGTCGCCACGGTCACCGGCGGGGCCGCGTTCACCGCGCTGGACGACTTCACACTGGCCACGCCGAGCCTGGAGGACGTGTATCTGGCGCTCGGGGGGAATGTGCAGGGGCTGGTGAAGGCGTGA